The Streptomyces avermitilis MA-4680 = NBRC 14893 genome contains a region encoding:
- the atpB gene encoding F0F1 ATP synthase subunit A has product MSDAKTLAFETDCHIFEGCGFPTPGLHSFVFEPIFTVGGFEFNKPILLVLLSTIIVIGFFWAAFNKPKLIPGKLQMIGELGYDFVRRGVVYETLGKREGDKYVPLMVSLFFFVWMMNIWSIIPVAQFPATSIIAFPAGLAAVVYVLWVSLTFKKHGFVGAFKNITGYDKSLGPVFPVVMFFEFLSNLLIRPFTHAVRLFANMFAGHVLLLIFTIASWYLLNGIGIAYAGVSFLMVLVMTVFELFIQALQAYVFILLSCSYIQGALAEHH; this is encoded by the coding sequence GTGAGTGATGCCAAGACGCTCGCCTTCGAGACCGATTGTCATATTTTCGAAGGGTGCGGTTTCCCGACCCCCGGTCTGCACTCCTTCGTCTTCGAGCCGATCTTCACGGTCGGCGGCTTCGAGTTCAACAAGCCGATCCTGTTGGTACTGCTGAGCACGATCATCGTCATCGGGTTCTTCTGGGCGGCCTTCAACAAGCCGAAGCTGATCCCGGGCAAGCTCCAGATGATCGGTGAGCTGGGCTACGACTTCGTTCGTCGTGGGGTCGTCTACGAGACGCTCGGCAAGCGGGAGGGCGACAAGTACGTCCCGCTCATGGTCTCGTTGTTCTTCTTCGTCTGGATGATGAACATCTGGTCGATCATCCCGGTCGCGCAGTTCCCGGCGACCTCGATCATCGCCTTCCCGGCGGGCCTCGCAGCGGTCGTCTATGTGCTCTGGGTGAGCCTGACGTTCAAGAAGCACGGCTTCGTCGGCGCCTTCAAGAACATCACGGGCTACGACAAGTCGCTCGGCCCGGTGTTCCCGGTGGTCATGTTCTTCGAGTTCCTCTCGAACCTGCTCATCCGGCCCTTCACGCACGCGGTCCGGCTCTTCGCCAACATGTTCGCCGGGCACGTACTGCTGCTGATCTTCACCATCGCCAGCTGGTACCTGCTCAACGGCATCGGCATCGCCTACGCCGGCGTCTCGTTCCTGATGGTCCTCGTGATGACGGTCTTCGAGCTGTTCATCCAGGCGCTTCAGGCCTACGTCTTCATCCTGCTGTCCTGCAGCTACATCCAGGGCGCTCTCGCCGAGCACCACTGA
- a CDS encoding 3-hydroxybutyryl-CoA dehydrogenase has product MSTATAASPTPVTTSAPEATEPEATEESAAARAIRRVGVVGCGVMGAGLAEVCARAGLDVLVTSSGEDGLARGRGRLERSLAHAVRKDRISDTAREETLARVSFTTDLAAFRDRQLVLEAAPEDEPTKLRIFQALDRAVEDPEAILATNTSALPVMRLARATDRPGQVLGLHFFNPAPVLPLVEVIGSLLTRDRTRRIAAEFATTVLGKQVVHAGDRSGFVVNALLIPYLLSAIRMCEAGFAGAQDIDKAMTLGCSHPMGPLALADLIGLDTVAAIGTALYEEFKEPTHAVPPLLSRMVDGGLLGRKSGQGFYTY; this is encoded by the coding sequence ATGAGCACTGCGACGGCGGCCTCCCCGACCCCCGTGACCACGTCCGCGCCCGAGGCGACCGAGCCCGAGGCGACCGAGGAGTCCGCCGCCGCGCGGGCGATCCGGCGCGTGGGCGTGGTCGGCTGCGGAGTGATGGGCGCGGGCCTCGCCGAAGTGTGCGCCCGGGCCGGGCTCGACGTACTGGTCACGTCCTCGGGCGAGGACGGGCTGGCCCGGGGCCGCGGCCGGCTCGAACGCTCCCTCGCCCACGCCGTCCGCAAGGACAGGATCAGCGACACGGCCCGCGAAGAGACGCTCGCCCGCGTCTCCTTCACCACCGACCTCGCCGCCTTCCGCGACCGGCAACTGGTCCTGGAGGCGGCCCCCGAGGACGAGCCCACGAAGCTGCGGATCTTCCAGGCGCTGGACAGGGCCGTCGAGGACCCGGAGGCGATCCTCGCCACCAACACCTCCGCCCTTCCCGTCATGCGGCTGGCCCGCGCGACCGACCGCCCCGGCCAGGTCCTCGGCCTGCACTTCTTCAACCCGGCCCCCGTGCTGCCCCTGGTCGAGGTGATCGGTTCGCTGCTCACCCGCGACCGCACCCGGCGCATCGCCGCGGAGTTCGCCACCACGGTGCTCGGCAAGCAGGTCGTCCACGCCGGCGACCGCTCCGGGTTCGTGGTCAACGCCCTGCTGATCCCCTATCTCCTGTCCGCGATCAGGATGTGCGAGGCGGGATTCGCCGGCGCGCAGGACATCGACAAAGCGATGACACTGGGCTGCTCGCACCCCATGGGACCGCTGGCACTGGCCGACCTCATCGGCCTGGACACCGTCGCGGCCATCGGCACGGCCCTGTACGAGGAGTTCAAGGAGCCCACGCACGCCGTTCCCCCGCTGCTGTCCCGCATGGTCGACGGCGGCCTGCTCGGCAGGAAGTCCGGGCAGGGTTTCTACACGTACTGA
- a CDS encoding ATP synthase subunit C: MSALQTLAAVNIQGNLGAIGYGLAAIGPGVGVGIIFGNGTQALARQPEAAGLIRQNQILGFVLCEALALIGLVMGFVYPS, encoded by the coding sequence ATGTCCGCTCTCCAGACCCTCGCCGCGGTCAACATCCAGGGCAACCTCGGTGCGATCGGTTACGGCCTCGCCGCCATCGGCCCGGGCGTCGGCGTCGGCATCATCTTCGGTAACGGCACCCAGGCCCTCGCCCGCCAGCCCGAGGCGGCCGGCCTGATCCGCCAGAACCAGATCCTCGGCTTCGTGCTCTGTGAGGCGCTGGCCCTGATCGGCCTGGTCATGGGCTTTGTCTACCCTTCCTGA
- a CDS encoding F0F1 ATP synthase subunit epsilon, whose product MAAELHVELVAADRQVWSGEATLVVARTTSGDIGVMPGHQPLLGVLESGPVTIRTSDGETVVAAVHGGFISFADNKLSLLAEIAELADEIDAQRAERELERAKAEGDATAERRADVRLRAVSAR is encoded by the coding sequence TTGGCTGCTGAGCTGCACGTCGAGCTGGTCGCCGCCGACCGCCAGGTCTGGTCCGGCGAGGCCACCCTGGTCGTGGCGCGCACCACGTCCGGCGACATCGGCGTCATGCCCGGTCACCAGCCGCTGCTCGGTGTGCTGGAATCGGGCCCGGTGACCATTCGTACGAGTGATGGTGAAACGGTCGTCGCCGCGGTGCACGGCGGTTTCATCTCGTTCGCCGACAACAAGCTGTCGCTGCTGGCCGAGATCGCCGAGCTTGCGGACGAGATCGATGCCCAGCGCGCGGAGCGGGAGCTCGAGCGGGCGAAGGCGGAGGGTGATGCCACCGCCGAGCGTCGCGCGGACGTCCGACTGCGTGCGGTGTCGGCGCGCTGA
- a CDS encoding F0F1 ATP synthase subunit B → MILVQLAAEEAQNPLIPEVPELVIGLLAFAIVFFVLGKKLLPNINKVLEERRAAIEGGIEEAEAMKVEAQSVLEQYKAQLAEARHEAARLRQEAQEQGATLITEMRAEGQRQREEIIAAGHAQLEADRKAAAQALRQDVGTLATDLAGKLVGESLEDHARQSRVIDRFLDGLEEKAEATR, encoded by the coding sequence GTGATCCTGGTACAGCTGGCTGCTGAGGAAGCCCAGAATCCCCTCATTCCGGAGGTCCCGGAGCTCGTCATCGGCCTTCTGGCCTTCGCGATCGTCTTCTTCGTCCTCGGCAAGAAGCTCCTCCCGAACATCAACAAGGTTCTGGAAGAGCGTCGTGCCGCGATCGAAGGCGGTATCGAAGAAGCCGAGGCCATGAAGGTCGAAGCCCAGAGCGTGCTCGAGCAGTACAAGGCTCAGCTCGCCGAGGCTCGGCACGAGGCCGCGCGTCTGCGCCAGGAGGCGCAGGAGCAGGGCGCCACGCTCATCACCGAGATGCGTGCGGAAGGCCAGCGGCAGCGCGAGGAGATCATCGCTGCCGGCCACGCCCAGCTCGAGGCCGACCGCAAGGCCGCCGCGCAGGCGCTGCGCCAGGACGTGGGCACGCTCGCCACCGACCTGGCCGGCAAGCTCGTCGGTGAGTCCCTCGAGGACCACGCCCGGCAGAGCCGTGTCATCGACCGCTTCCTCGACGGGCTCGAGGAGAAGGCCGAGGCGACTCGATGA
- a CDS encoding glycoside hydrolase family 18 chitinase, whose translation MRFGHRAVAGFATLLLPLAGLVGLASPAQAAGSATATYAKTQDWGTGFEGKWTVKNTGTSSISSWTVEWDFPSGTSVTSAWDADVTSSGTHWTAKNKSWNGTLAPGASVSFGFNGAGSGSPSNCKLNGDSCDGATTPGDAAPSAPGTPTASGITDTSAKLSWTAATDDKGVKNYDVLRDGAKVATVTTTSYTDTGLTAGTDYSYTVQARDTADQTGPVSGAVAVHTTGGGTTPPPTGSAVKLGYFTEWGIYGRNYNVKNLVTSGSASKITHINYAFGNVTGGKCAIGDSYADYDKAFTADQSVSGVADTWDQPLRGNFNQLRQLKAKYPNIKVLWSFGGWTWSGGFGAAAANPAAFAQSCYDLVEDPRWADVFDGIDIDWEYPNACGLSCDTSGSAAYKNLMSALRAKFGSNNLVTAATTADGSSGGKIDAADYAGAAQYVDWYNVMTYDFFGAWDAQGPTAPHSPLTSYSGIPKAGFTTADAMAKFKAKGVPASKLLIGIGFYGRGWTGVTQDAPGGTATGPAAGTYEQGIEDYKVLKTSCPATGTIAGTAYAHCGSNWWSYDTPATIGTKMAWAKSQGLGGAFFWEFSGDTGNGELVSAINSGLG comes from the coding sequence ATGCGCTTCGGACACAGAGCCGTGGCAGGGTTCGCCACCCTGCTGCTCCCGCTCGCCGGCCTGGTGGGGCTCGCAAGCCCCGCCCAGGCCGCAGGCTCGGCCACCGCCACCTACGCCAAGACCCAGGACTGGGGCACCGGCTTCGAAGGCAAGTGGACCGTCAAGAACACCGGCACCAGCAGCATCAGTTCCTGGACGGTCGAGTGGGACTTCCCCTCCGGTACGTCCGTGACCTCGGCCTGGGACGCGGACGTCACCAGCTCCGGCACCCACTGGACCGCCAAGAACAAGTCCTGGAACGGCACCCTCGCCCCCGGCGCCTCCGTCTCCTTCGGCTTCAACGGCGCGGGCTCCGGATCCCCTTCCAACTGCAAGCTGAACGGCGACAGTTGCGACGGCGCCACCACCCCCGGCGACGCCGCTCCCTCCGCACCGGGCACCCCGACCGCCTCCGGCATCACCGACACCTCGGCGAAGCTGTCCTGGACGGCGGCCACGGACGACAAGGGCGTCAAGAACTACGACGTCCTGCGCGACGGCGCCAAGGTCGCCACCGTGACGACGACCTCGTACACGGACACCGGTCTGACCGCCGGCACCGACTACTCGTACACCGTCCAGGCCCGTGACACCGCCGACCAGACCGGCCCGGTCAGCGGCGCGGTCGCCGTGCACACCACCGGCGGCGGCACGACTCCCCCGCCCACCGGCTCCGCCGTCAAGCTCGGCTACTTCACCGAGTGGGGCATCTACGGCCGCAACTACAACGTCAAGAACCTGGTGACGTCCGGCTCCGCGTCGAAGATCACGCACATCAACTACGCCTTCGGCAACGTCACCGGCGGCAAGTGCGCGATCGGCGACTCCTACGCCGACTACGACAAGGCCTTCACCGCCGACCAGTCGGTCAGCGGCGTCGCCGACACCTGGGACCAGCCGCTGCGCGGCAACTTCAACCAGCTGCGCCAGCTGAAGGCCAAGTACCCGAACATCAAGGTGCTGTGGTCGTTCGGCGGCTGGACCTGGTCCGGCGGTTTCGGCGCGGCGGCGGCGAACCCGGCCGCGTTCGCCCAGTCCTGCTACGACCTCGTCGAGGACCCGCGCTGGGCCGACGTCTTCGACGGCATCGACATCGACTGGGAGTACCCGAACGCCTGCGGTCTCTCCTGCGACACCAGCGGCTCGGCGGCCTACAAGAACCTGATGTCGGCGCTGCGCGCGAAGTTCGGTTCGAACAACCTGGTCACCGCGGCCACCACCGCCGACGGCTCCTCCGGCGGCAAGATCGACGCGGCCGACTACGCGGGCGCCGCCCAGTACGTCGACTGGTACAACGTGATGACGTACGACTTCTTCGGCGCCTGGGACGCCCAGGGCCCCACCGCCCCGCACTCGCCGCTCACCTCGTACAGCGGCATCCCGAAGGCCGGCTTCACCACGGCCGACGCGATGGCCAAGTTCAAGGCGAAGGGCGTGCCCGCGAGCAAGCTGCTGATCGGCATCGGCTTCTACGGCCGCGGCTGGACGGGCGTCACCCAGGACGCTCCGGGCGGCACGGCCACGGGCCCGGCGGCGGGAACGTACGAGCAGGGCATCGAGGACTACAAGGTCCTCAAGACGTCCTGCCCGGCCACCGGCACGATCGCCGGTACGGCCTACGCGCACTGCGGCAGCAACTGGTGGTCCTACGACACCCCGGCGACCATCGGTACGAAGATGGCGTGGGCCAAGAGCCAGGGCCTGGGCGGCGCGTTCTTCTGGGAGTTCAGCGGTGACACCGGCAATGGCGAGCTGGTGAGCGCCATCAACAGCGGACTCGGATAA
- a CDS encoding F0F1 ATP synthase subunit delta, translated as MTAHGASREATAAARERLDALTDSTSVDVVQLADELAAVTALLDREVSLRRVLTDPAQAAEAKAELAGRLFGSQIGGPATDLVTGMVRSRWSQSRDLVDAVEELADIADLTAAQRAGVLDDVEDELFRFGRIVSSNPALRAALTDRTADKAARSELVHSLLGGRATATTERLVTRLVTTPRGRSLEAGLESLSKLAAERRDRLVAVVTTAVPLSDTQKQRLGAALATLYGRQMHLNIDVDPEVLGGMRVQVGDEVINGSIADRLEDARRRMAS; from the coding sequence ATGACTGCACACGGAGCGAGCCGCGAGGCAACCGCTGCCGCACGTGAGCGTCTCGATGCGCTGACGGACTCGACGTCCGTGGACGTGGTCCAGCTCGCCGACGAGCTGGCCGCCGTCACCGCGCTGCTCGACCGCGAGGTGTCGCTGCGTCGGGTCCTCACCGACCCGGCGCAGGCCGCCGAGGCCAAGGCCGAGCTGGCCGGTCGCCTCTTCGGCAGCCAGATCGGCGGCCCCGCCACCGACCTGGTCACCGGCATGGTGCGCTCCCGCTGGTCGCAGTCCCGCGACCTGGTGGACGCCGTCGAGGAGCTGGCGGACATCGCCGACCTCACGGCGGCCCAGCGGGCGGGCGTGCTCGACGACGTCGAGGACGAGCTGTTCCGGTTCGGCCGGATCGTCTCGTCGAACCCCGCGCTGCGGGCCGCGCTGACCGACCGCACCGCCGACAAGGCGGCCAGGAGCGAGCTGGTGCACAGCCTGCTCGGCGGCCGGGCCACCGCGACCACCGAGCGTCTCGTGACGCGCCTTGTGACCACGCCGCGTGGACGTAGCCTGGAGGCGGGACTCGAGTCCCTGTCCAAGCTCGCCGCCGAGCGCCGCGACCGCTTGGTCGCGGTCGTCACCACGGCGGTCCCGCTGAGTGACACGCAGAAGCAGCGCCTCGGCGCCGCCCTCGCGACGCTCTACGGCCGTCAGATGCACCTCAACATCGACGTGGACCCCGAGGTCCTCGGCGGGATGCGGGTGCAGGTCGGCGACGAGGTCATCAACGGCAGCATCGCGGACCGGCTCGAGGACGCCCGCCGCCGCATGGCGAGCTAG
- a CDS encoding DUF2550 domain-containing protein: protein MVLALTVCGLVVALVVVGLFVFGLRRRLIQRSGGTFDCSLRWDVPEKGDSNGKGWSYGVARYNGDRIEWYRVFSYAPRPRRVLERSAIEVAGRRAPEGEEELALLSDAVILVCLHRGTRLELAMSEDALTGFLAWLEAAPPGQRVNVA from the coding sequence ATGGTCCTCGCTCTGACTGTGTGCGGGTTGGTAGTGGCGCTCGTAGTGGTGGGGCTCTTCGTCTTCGGTCTCCGCCGCCGGCTGATCCAGCGCTCCGGCGGAACGTTCGACTGCAGTCTGCGCTGGGACGTCCCCGAGAAGGGCGACTCGAACGGCAAGGGCTGGAGCTACGGCGTCGCCCGCTACAACGGCGACCGCATCGAGTGGTACCGCGTCTTCTCCTACGCCCCCCGCCCGCGCCGCGTCCTGGAACGCTCGGCGATCGAGGTGGCCGGCCGCCGCGCCCCCGAGGGCGAGGAGGAGCTGGCGCTGCTCTCCGACGCCGTGATCCTTGTCTGTCTCCACCGGGGCACGCGTCTCGAGCTCGCGATGAGCGAAGACGCGCTGACCGGATTTCTCGCGTGGCTGGAGGCAGCCCCGCCCGGACAGCGAGTGAATGTGGCCTGA
- the atpA gene encoding F0F1 ATP synthase subunit alpha, protein MAELTIRPEEIRDALENFVQSYKPDAASREEVGTVTVAGDGIAKVEGLPSAMANELLKFEDGTLGLALNLEEREIGAVVLGEFSGIEEGQPVHRTGEVLSVAVGEGYLGRVVDPLGNPIDGLGEIETSGRRALELQAPTVMDRKSVHEPMETGYKAVDAMTPIGRGQRQLIIGDRQTGKTALAVDTIINQRDNWRTGDPKKQVRCIYVAIGQKGSTIASVRGALEEAGALEYTTIVAAPASDPAGFKYLAPYTGSAIGQQWMYEGKHVLIIFDDLSKQADAYRAVSLLLRRPPGREAYPGDVFYLHSRLLERCAKLSDDMGAGSMTGLPIVETKANDVSAFIPTNVISITDGQCFLESDLFNAGQRPALNVGISVSRVGGSAQHKAMRQVSGRLRVDLAQFRELEAFAAFGSDLDAASKSQLERGQRMVELLKQAQYQPMPTEDQVVSVWAGTTGKMDDVPVADIRRFEKELLEFLHRKYQGLMTSIKEGAKMSDDTLTAIADAIADFKKQFETSDGKLLGEDVPAAGK, encoded by the coding sequence ATGGCGGAGCTCACGATCCGGCCGGAGGAGATCCGGGATGCGCTGGAGAACTTTGTCCAGTCGTACAAGCCGGACGCGGCCTCGCGCGAGGAGGTCGGCACGGTCACCGTCGCCGGCGACGGTATCGCCAAGGTTGAGGGTCTCCCCTCGGCCATGGCCAACGAGCTGCTGAAGTTCGAGGACGGCACTCTCGGCCTCGCGCTGAACCTGGAAGAGCGCGAGATCGGTGCGGTCGTCCTCGGCGAGTTCAGCGGTATCGAGGAGGGCCAGCCGGTGCACCGCACCGGTGAGGTGCTGTCCGTCGCCGTGGGCGAGGGCTACCTCGGCCGCGTCGTCGACCCCCTCGGCAACCCGATCGACGGCCTCGGCGAGATCGAGACCAGCGGTCGTCGCGCCCTCGAGCTGCAGGCCCCCACGGTCATGGACCGCAAGTCGGTGCACGAGCCGATGGAGACCGGCTACAAGGCCGTCGACGCGATGACCCCGATCGGCCGTGGCCAGCGTCAGCTGATCATCGGTGACCGCCAGACCGGCAAGACCGCCCTGGCCGTCGACACGATCATCAACCAGCGTGACAACTGGCGCACCGGCGACCCGAAGAAGCAGGTTCGCTGCATCTACGTCGCCATCGGTCAGAAGGGTTCCACCATCGCCTCCGTGCGCGGTGCCCTGGAAGAGGCCGGCGCGCTGGAGTACACGACCATCGTCGCCGCCCCGGCGTCCGACCCGGCCGGCTTCAAGTACCTGGCGCCGTACACCGGTTCGGCCATCGGCCAGCAGTGGATGTACGAGGGCAAGCACGTCCTCATCATCTTCGACGACCTCTCGAAGCAGGCCGACGCCTACCGCGCCGTGTCCCTGCTGCTGCGCCGCCCGCCGGGCCGCGAGGCCTACCCGGGTGACGTCTTCTACCTGCACTCCCGTCTGCTGGAGCGCTGCGCGAAGCTCTCCGACGACATGGGCGCCGGTTCGATGACGGGTCTGCCGATCGTCGAGACCAAGGCGAACGACGTGTCGGCGTTCATCCCGACCAACGTCATCTCCATCACCGACGGCCAGTGCTTCCTGGAGTCGGACCTGTTCAACGCCGGTCAGCGCCCCGCGCTGAACGTCGGTATCTCCGTCTCCCGAGTCGGTGGTTCCGCGCAGCACAAGGCGATGCGTCAGGTCTCGGGTCGTCTTCGCGTGGACCTCGCCCAGTTCCGTGAGCTGGAGGCGTTCGCCGCCTTCGGTTCGGACCTGGACGCCGCGTCGAAGTCCCAGCTGGAGCGCGGTCAGCGCATGGTCGAGCTGCTCAAGCAGGCTCAGTACCAGCCGATGCCGACCGAGGACCAGGTCGTCTCCGTGTGGGCCGGCACCACCGGCAAGATGGACGACGTACCGGTCGCCGACATCCGCCGCTTCGAGAAGGAGCTGCTGGAGTTCCTGCACCGCAAGTACCAGGGACTCATGACCTCCATCAAGGAGGGCGCCAAGATGTCGGACGACACCCTCACGGCCATCGCCGACGCCATCGCGGACTTCAAGAAGCAGTTCGAGACCTCGGACGGCAAGCTTCTCGGCGAAGACGTTCCGGCCGCCGGCAAGTGA
- the atpD gene encoding F0F1 ATP synthase subunit beta has translation MTTTVETAVATGRVARVIGPVVDVEFPVDAMPDMYNALHVEVADPANAGEKKTLTLEVAQHLGDGLVRTISMQPTDGLVRQAAVTDTGTGITVPVGDFTKGKVFNTLGEVLNVDEKYDGERWSIHRKAPRFDELESKTEMFETGVKVIDLLTPYVKGGKIGLFGGAGVGKTVLIQEMIYRVANNHDGVSVFAGVGERTREGNDLIEEMSDSGVIDKTALVFGQMDEPPGTRLRVALAGLTMAEYFRDVQKQDVLFFIDNIFRFTQAGSEVSTLLGRMPSAVGYQPNLADEMGLLQERITSTRGHSITSMQAIYVPADDLTDPAPATTFAHLDATTVLSRPISEKGIYPAVDPLDSTSRILDPRYIAQDHYDAAMRVKTVLQKYKDLQDIIAILGIDELGEEDKLVVHRARRVERFLSQNTHVAKQFTGVDGSDVPLDESITAFNAIIDGEYDHFPEQAFFMCGGIEDLKANAKELGVS, from the coding sequence ATGACGACGACAGTTGAGACGGCCGTTGCCACGGGCCGCGTCGCCCGGGTCATCGGCCCGGTCGTCGACGTGGAATTCCCCGTCGACGCGATGCCGGACATGTACAACGCCCTTCACGTCGAGGTGGCCGACCCGGCCAACGCCGGCGAGAAGAAGACGCTGACCCTGGAGGTCGCCCAGCACCTGGGTGACGGCCTGGTCCGCACCATCTCCATGCAGCCCACCGACGGTCTGGTCCGCCAGGCCGCGGTCACCGACACCGGTACGGGCATCACCGTCCCGGTCGGCGACTTCACCAAGGGCAAGGTGTTCAACACCCTCGGTGAGGTGCTGAACGTCGACGAGAAGTACGACGGCGAGCGCTGGTCCATCCACCGCAAGGCCCCGCGCTTCGACGAGCTCGAGTCGAAGACCGAGATGTTCGAGACCGGCGTCAAGGTCATCGACCTTCTCACCCCGTACGTCAAGGGTGGAAAGATCGGTCTGTTCGGTGGAGCCGGCGTCGGCAAGACGGTGCTCATCCAGGAGATGATCTACCGCGTCGCCAACAACCACGACGGTGTCTCCGTGTTCGCCGGTGTCGGTGAGCGCACCCGTGAGGGCAACGACCTCATCGAGGAGATGTCGGACTCGGGCGTCATCGACAAGACCGCCCTGGTCTTCGGCCAGATGGACGAGCCCCCGGGCACCCGTCTGCGCGTGGCCCTGGCCGGTCTGACCATGGCGGAGTACTTCCGCGATGTGCAGAAGCAGGACGTGCTGTTCTTCATCGACAACATCTTCCGCTTCACCCAGGCCGGTTCCGAGGTGTCGACCCTGCTCGGCCGTATGCCCTCCGCGGTGGGCTACCAGCCGAACCTGGCCGACGAGATGGGTCTCCTCCAGGAGCGCATCACCTCGACCCGTGGTCACTCGATCACCTCGATGCAGGCGATCTACGTCCCCGCGGACGACCTGACCGACCCGGCCCCGGCCACCACGTTCGCCCACCTCGACGCGACGACGGTTCTCTCCCGTCCGATCTCCGAGAAGGGCATCTACCCGGCCGTGGACCCGCTGGACTCCACGTCCCGCATCCTGGACCCGCGCTACATCGCGCAGGACCACTACGACGCCGCCATGCGCGTCAAGACGGTTCTGCAGAAGTACAAGGACCTCCAGGACATCATCGCGATCCTCGGTATCGACGAGCTCGGCGAGGAGGACAAGCTCGTTGTCCACCGCGCCCGTCGCGTGGAGCGCTTCCTGTCCCAGAACACCCACGTCGCCAAGCAGTTCACCGGCGTCGACGGGTCGGACGTCCCGCTGGACGAGTCGATCACCGCGTTCAACGCGATCATCGACGGCGAGTACGACCACTTCCCGGAGCAGGCGTTCTTCATGTGCGGTGGCATTGAGGACCTCAAGGCCAACGCCAAGGAGCTCGGCGTCTCCTGA
- a CDS encoding F0F1 ATP synthase subunit gamma, with amino-acid sequence MGAQLRVYKRRIRSVTATKKITKAMEMIAASRVVKAQRKVAASTPYATELTRAVTAVGTGSNTKHPLTTQAETVTRSAVLLLTSDRGLAGAFNSNAIKAAEQLTARLEAEGREVDTYIVGRRGAAHYNFRERKVTELWTGFTDEPTYADAKKVAGPLIEAIEKETADGGVDELHIVYTEFVSMMTQTAIDARLLPLSLEEVAEESSTQGEIRPLYDFEPSAEDVLDALLPRYVESRIYNALLQSAASKHAATRRAMKSATDNAGELINTLSRLANAARQAEITQEISEIVGGASALADATAGSDR; translated from the coding sequence ATGGGAGCCCAGCTCCGGGTCTACAAGCGTCGCATCCGATCCGTCACCGCGACCAAGAAGATCACCAAGGCGATGGAGATGATCGCCGCCTCGCGTGTCGTCAAGGCGCAGCGCAAGGTGGCGGCCTCCACGCCGTACGCGACCGAGCTCACCCGCGCGGTCACGGCGGTCGGCACCGGCTCGAACACCAAGCACCCGCTGACCACCCAGGCCGAGACGGTCACCCGGTCCGCGGTGCTGCTCCTGACGAGCGACCGCGGCCTGGCCGGCGCGTTCAACTCCAACGCCATCAAGGCGGCGGAGCAGCTGACCGCGCGGCTCGAGGCCGAGGGCAGGGAGGTCGACACGTACATCGTCGGCCGCCGTGGTGCCGCCCACTACAACTTCCGTGAGCGCAAGGTCACGGAGCTGTGGACGGGCTTCACCGACGAGCCCACGTACGCGGACGCCAAGAAGGTCGCGGGTCCGCTCATCGAGGCCATCGAGAAGGAGACGGCGGACGGCGGCGTGGACGAACTCCACATCGTCTACACCGAGTTCGTCTCGATGATGACGCAGACGGCGATCGACGCCCGCCTGCTGCCGCTCAGCCTCGAAGAGGTGGCGGAGGAGTCGTCCACACAGGGCGAGATCCGTCCGCTGTACGACTTCGAGCCGTCGGCGGAGGACGTCCTCGACGCCCTGCTGCCGCGCTACGTCGAGAGCCGTATCTACAACGCGCTGCTCCAGTCGGCTGCCTCCAAGCACGCCGCCACGCGTCGTGCGATGAAGTCGGCCACCGACAACGCGGGCGAGCTGATCAACACGCTCTCCCGCCTTGCCAACGCGGCCCGCCAGGCCGAAATCACCCAGGAAATCAGCGAGATCGTCGGTGGCGCCAGCGCCCTGGCCGACGCGACCGCGGGGAGTGACAGGTAA